In the genome of Pseudopipra pipra isolate bDixPip1 chromosome 4, bDixPip1.hap1, whole genome shotgun sequence, one region contains:
- the USP46 gene encoding ubiquitin carboxyl-terminal hydrolase 46 isoform X2: MTVRNIASICNMGTNASALEKDIGPEQFPINEHYFGLVNFGNTCYCNSVLQALYFCRPFRENVLSYKAQQKKKENLLTCLADLFHSIATQKKKVGVIPPKKFISRLRKENDLFDNYMQQDAHEFLNYLLNTIADILQEEKKQEKQNGKLKNGNMNEAEENNKQELTWVHEIFQGTLTNETRCLNCETVSSKDEDFLDLSVDVEQNTSITHCLRDFSNTETLCSEQKYYCETCCSKQEAQKRMRVKKLPMILALHLKRFKYMEQLHRYTKLSYRVVFPLELRLFNTSGDAVNLDRMYDLVAVVVHCGSGPNRGHYITIVKSHGFWLLFDDDIVEKIDAQAIEEFYGLTSDISKNSESGYILFYQSRE, from the exons ATGACTGTCAGAAACATCGCCTCCATCTGTAATATG GGCACCAATGCCTCTGCTCTGGAAAAAGACATTGGCCCAGAGCAGTTTCCAATCAATGAACACTACTTCGGACTGGTTAAT TTTGGGAACACCTGCTACTGTaactctgtgctgcaggcatTGTATTTCTGCCGGCCATTTCGGGAAAATGTATTATCGTACAAGGcccaacagaaaaagaaagaaaatctcttGACTTGTCTGGCAGACCTTTTCCACAGTATTGCtactcagaagaaaaaagttgGAGTTATTCCACCAAAAAAGTTCATATCAAGGTTACGAAAAGAGAACG ATCTCTTTGACAACTACATGCAGCAGGATGCACATGAGTTTTTAAACTACCTGCTCAACACCATTGCAGACATTTTGCAGGAGGAgaagaagcaggaaaagcaaaatgggaaactgaaaaatgGCAACATGAATGAAGCTGAAGAAAACAATAAACAAGAACTCACCTGGGTGCATGAGATTTTTCAGGGAACACTGACTAACGAAACTAGATGTTTGAACTGTGAAACC GTTAGTAGCAAAGATGAAGATTTTCTTGACCTTTCTGTTGATGTGGAGCAGAACACATCGATTACACACTGTCTAAG aGACTTCAGTAACACAGAGACATTATGTAGTGAACAGAAATACTACTGTGAAACTTGCTGCAGTAAACAAGAGGCACAGAAGAG GATGAGAGTAAAAAAACTGCCAATGATTCTTGCCTTACACCTCAAGAGATTCAAGTATATGGAGCAATTGCACAGGTATACTAAGCTGTCTTATCGTGTAGTATTTCCTCTGGAGTTACGTCTCTTCAACACATCTGGCGATGCTGTCAACTTAGATCGGATGTACGACTTGGTAGCTGTTGTTGTTCACTGTGGAAG TGGACCGAATCGGGGACATTATATTACTATTGTGAAAAGTCATGGATTTTGGCTCTTGTTTGATGATGACATTGTAGAG aaaatagATGCTCAAGCTATTGAAGAATTCTATGGTCTGACATCTGATATATCAAAGAATTCGGAGTCTGGCTATATTTTATTCTATCAGTCAAGAGAGTGA
- the USP46 gene encoding ubiquitin carboxyl-terminal hydrolase 46 isoform X1 yields the protein MWCPSMPCAGDATHSIHLPWRMEPTSRGTNASALEKDIGPEQFPINEHYFGLVNFGNTCYCNSVLQALYFCRPFRENVLSYKAQQKKKENLLTCLADLFHSIATQKKKVGVIPPKKFISRLRKENDLFDNYMQQDAHEFLNYLLNTIADILQEEKKQEKQNGKLKNGNMNEAEENNKQELTWVHEIFQGTLTNETRCLNCETVSSKDEDFLDLSVDVEQNTSITHCLRDFSNTETLCSEQKYYCETCCSKQEAQKRMRVKKLPMILALHLKRFKYMEQLHRYTKLSYRVVFPLELRLFNTSGDAVNLDRMYDLVAVVVHCGSGPNRGHYITIVKSHGFWLLFDDDIVEKIDAQAIEEFYGLTSDISKNSESGYILFYQSRE from the exons ATGTGGTGCCCCAGCATGCCTTGTGCTGGTGATGCCACACATAGCATTCATCTGCCCTGGAGAATGGAGCCTACCTCTAGG GGCACCAATGCCTCTGCTCTGGAAAAAGACATTGGCCCAGAGCAGTTTCCAATCAATGAACACTACTTCGGACTGGTTAAT TTTGGGAACACCTGCTACTGTaactctgtgctgcaggcatTGTATTTCTGCCGGCCATTTCGGGAAAATGTATTATCGTACAAGGcccaacagaaaaagaaagaaaatctcttGACTTGTCTGGCAGACCTTTTCCACAGTATTGCtactcagaagaaaaaagttgGAGTTATTCCACCAAAAAAGTTCATATCAAGGTTACGAAAAGAGAACG ATCTCTTTGACAACTACATGCAGCAGGATGCACATGAGTTTTTAAACTACCTGCTCAACACCATTGCAGACATTTTGCAGGAGGAgaagaagcaggaaaagcaaaatgggaaactgaaaaatgGCAACATGAATGAAGCTGAAGAAAACAATAAACAAGAACTCACCTGGGTGCATGAGATTTTTCAGGGAACACTGACTAACGAAACTAGATGTTTGAACTGTGAAACC GTTAGTAGCAAAGATGAAGATTTTCTTGACCTTTCTGTTGATGTGGAGCAGAACACATCGATTACACACTGTCTAAG aGACTTCAGTAACACAGAGACATTATGTAGTGAACAGAAATACTACTGTGAAACTTGCTGCAGTAAACAAGAGGCACAGAAGAG GATGAGAGTAAAAAAACTGCCAATGATTCTTGCCTTACACCTCAAGAGATTCAAGTATATGGAGCAATTGCACAGGTATACTAAGCTGTCTTATCGTGTAGTATTTCCTCTGGAGTTACGTCTCTTCAACACATCTGGCGATGCTGTCAACTTAGATCGGATGTACGACTTGGTAGCTGTTGTTGTTCACTGTGGAAG TGGACCGAATCGGGGACATTATATTACTATTGTGAAAAGTCATGGATTTTGGCTCTTGTTTGATGATGACATTGTAGAG aaaatagATGCTCAAGCTATTGAAGAATTCTATGGTCTGACATCTGATATATCAAAGAATTCGGAGTCTGGCTATATTTTATTCTATCAGTCAAGAGAGTGA